In the Ictalurus punctatus breed USDA103 chromosome 7, Coco_2.0, whole genome shotgun sequence genome, one interval contains:
- the LOC108268344 gene encoding uncharacterized protein KIAA0040 homolog, with product MKEQIPEFFNDLWTLLVTKHNEGIYNTLCIVVLLMLPVLVFCTSLVVCCHCCSSFCRGRDCCCCRDSATLTETQVEKKKKKKKNAGPNEQDLWISVKMDPMTPDRLALTSV from the coding sequence ATGAAGGAGCAGATTCCTGAATTCTTCAATGATTTGTGGACACTTTTGGTCACCAAACACAACGAGGGCATTTACAACACGTTGTGTATTGTTGTGCTCCTTATGCTGCCTGTACTTGTTTTCTGCACTTCTCTGGTTGTTTGCTGTCACTGCTGCTCATCCTTTTGCAGAGGACGTGATTGTTGCTGTTGTAGAGATTCTGCCACACTGACTGAGACACAggttgaaaagaaaaagaaaaagaagaagaacgctGGCCCGAATGAGCAGGACTTGTGGATTTCAGTCAAAATGGACCCCATGACTCCAGACAGACTGGCCCTTACCTCTGTGTAA